The following proteins come from a genomic window of Gordonia westfalica:
- a CDS encoding tyrosine-type recombinase/integrase, whose protein sequence is MNPVDGVPFWSLVGPDDREIEPVGEFLKELVTRGHRAGTVRSYAYDLLRWWRWLRVIDRPWNRATQEDLREFVLWLSDAIKPESGRRTVSVSTAGTINAVTRKQYLDDRYKPRTIRHSNAVLRTFYEWAIIEGTGPLVNPVQLRNASRRAHAHHNPLESFRTDGRLRYNPPIPKRRPRVLPDPEWVRLFGALTSNRDRALLSMAVSNGARAGEILGMRMADVDWGEQLVRVTRKGSRDEQWLPVSAEALLWLRLYLSEIDDVQPNAPLWWTLRVRNRRAGASRQPMNYETLRGVFRRTNVALGTNWSMHDLRHTAARRMADDSKLSLRDVQTILGHRQIATTVQVYLHESDVQVASRVLEHLSRPSPPHPLAGKSLGYRDHDMSVLFGGEDLC, encoded by the coding sequence GTGAACCCAGTAGATGGGGTTCCGTTCTGGTCTCTGGTTGGACCGGACGATCGTGAGATCGAGCCGGTCGGCGAGTTTCTGAAGGAGTTGGTCACTCGTGGTCACCGCGCCGGGACGGTTCGGAGCTATGCGTATGACCTGCTGCGATGGTGGCGCTGGTTGCGTGTGATCGACCGGCCGTGGAACCGTGCCACACAAGAAGACCTGCGCGAGTTCGTTCTCTGGTTGTCTGATGCCATCAAGCCGGAAAGTGGTCGGCGGACCGTGTCCGTCTCGACCGCGGGCACGATCAACGCCGTCACACGCAAGCAGTACCTCGACGACCGCTACAAGCCGCGGACCATCCGCCACAGCAATGCGGTGCTGCGCACCTTCTACGAATGGGCCATCATCGAAGGGACTGGGCCCCTGGTAAACCCAGTCCAGTTGCGCAACGCGAGCCGGCGCGCCCATGCGCACCACAACCCCCTCGAATCATTCCGAACCGACGGCCGGCTTCGCTACAACCCGCCCATACCGAAACGTCGTCCGAGGGTCCTTCCCGATCCGGAATGGGTTCGGCTCTTCGGTGCGCTCACCTCCAATCGCGACAGGGCACTGCTGTCGATGGCGGTCAGCAATGGTGCCCGAGCTGGGGAGATCCTCGGGATGCGGATGGCCGACGTCGACTGGGGCGAGCAGTTGGTGCGGGTGACTCGTAAAGGTTCACGGGACGAACAATGGCTACCTGTGAGCGCGGAGGCGCTGCTGTGGCTCCGCCTGTATCTGTCCGAGATCGATGATGTGCAACCGAACGCCCCACTGTGGTGGACCCTTCGCGTCCGCAATCGTCGGGCTGGTGCGTCCCGCCAACCGATGAACTACGAAACGCTCCGAGGCGTCTTCCGTCGCACCAACGTCGCGCTCGGAACCAACTGGAGCATGCACGATCTGCGGCACACTGCCGCACGACGTATGGCCGACGACTCGAAGCTCTCGCTCCGTGACGTTCAGACAATCCTCGGCCACCGACAAATCGCCACGACCGTCCAGGTGTACCTGCACGAATCAGATGTCCAGGTGGCGTCGCGTGTACTCGAGCACCTGAGCAGGCCTTCACCACCACACCCCCTCGCGGGGAAGTCGCTGGGATACCGGGACCATGACATGTCTGTTCTGTTTGGCGGTGAGGATCTGTGCTGA